One part of the Tunicatimonas pelagia genome encodes these proteins:
- the msrB gene encoding peptide-methionine (R)-S-oxide reductase MsrB: MNWNDVIKYANQGSPEPDRRVEKTEEEWREQLTPEQYHITRQKGTERAFSGALCHAHDPGKYACICCDTLLFDSALKFDSGTGWPSFAEPVKDNVIKYEKDTSYGMVRVEVMCNVCDGHLGHVFPDGPPPSGLRFCINSESIKLVEKEETTASE; the protein is encoded by the coding sequence ATGAACTGGAACGATGTTATAAAATATGCTAATCAGGGTAGTCCTGAGCCGGACAGACGGGTAGAGAAAACTGAGGAAGAGTGGCGAGAGCAATTAACTCCCGAACAATATCATATTACTCGACAAAAAGGAACCGAGCGAGCCTTTTCGGGAGCACTCTGCCACGCGCACGATCCCGGAAAATATGCCTGTATCTGCTGCGATACGCTGCTGTTTGACTCCGCACTCAAATTTGATTCGGGCACTGGCTGGCCCAGCTTTGCCGAGCCAGTGAAGGACAACGTAATTAAGTACGAAAAAGATACTTCTTACGGCATGGTACGGGTAGAGGTGATGTGCAATGTGTGTGATGGTCATCTCGGCCACGTTTTCCCCGATGGCCCACCGCCCAGTGGTCTGCGTTTCTGTATCAATTCTGAATCGATTAAACTGGTAGAAAAAGAGGAAACTACTGCATCGGAATAA
- a CDS encoding arylamine N-acetyltransferase family protein, protein MNTEAYLNRIGYSGSREPTLATLKVLQRAHLLHVPFENLDIHQRQEIRIDVERFYDKIVGHKRGGFCFEVNGLFNELLKNLGFSTHFITCSVFFQPKQQFTPYFGHVAIVVHLEEPWLVDVGFGTNFPEPLRLSAEDHQHQDDTYYQLVKLNEVETLLRRTTDQQEYIKMYKFKPEPHLLTDFAGMCRYHQTSPESPFTQGKLCSLLTPDGRITLTDKNFIETIDGKKNETPVENYRDFDQKLKKYFGIAL, encoded by the coding sequence ATGAATACCGAAGCTTATCTGAACCGTATTGGCTACTCTGGTTCGCGAGAGCCAACGTTGGCTACGCTAAAAGTCCTTCAGCGAGCGCACTTATTACACGTGCCTTTTGAGAATCTGGATATTCATCAGCGGCAGGAAATTCGGATTGATGTGGAGCGGTTCTATGACAAAATCGTTGGGCACAAGCGAGGTGGATTTTGCTTTGAGGTGAATGGATTGTTCAATGAACTGCTCAAAAATCTAGGGTTTTCGACTCACTTTATCACTTGTAGTGTATTTTTTCAGCCCAAACAGCAGTTTACTCCCTACTTTGGTCACGTAGCGATTGTGGTGCATTTGGAAGAACCTTGGTTGGTAGATGTGGGCTTTGGCACCAATTTCCCTGAACCACTACGGCTAAGTGCGGAGGATCATCAGCACCAGGATGACACTTACTATCAGTTGGTGAAACTGAATGAAGTAGAAACCTTACTGCGCCGAACTACCGACCAGCAGGAGTACATAAAGATGTATAAGTTCAAACCTGAGCCACACTTGCTGACTGACTTCGCTGGTATGTGCCGCTATCACCAGACTTCTCCCGAATCGCCTTTCACTCAGGGCAAACTTTGTTCGCTATTGACTCCCGATGGACGGATTACCCTTACTGACAAAAATTTTATTGAGACAATTGATGGTAAGAAAAACGAAACTCCAGTAGAGAACTATCGGGATTTCGACCAAAAGCTGAAAAAGTACTTCGGCATAGCGTTATAA
- a CDS encoding nucleotidyltransferase family protein, producing MRTKETILETIKDHQEQIARFGVKNIGLYGSYARNEQTLESDIDLLIDFKPEYEKFDNYMALCDYLERLFTDERIEIITKSGLSPYIGPKILEEVVYA from the coding sequence TTGAGAACAAAGGAAACTATACTAGAAACTATTAAAGATCATCAAGAGCAAATAGCGCGTTTTGGGGTGAAGAATATAGGTTTATATGGTTCCTACGCCCGAAACGAACAGACTCTCGAGAGTGATATTGATTTGCTAATTGACTTTAAACCGGAATACGAGAAGTTTGATAACTATATGGCGTTATGCGATTATTTAGAACGTCTTTTCACCGATGAAAGGATAGAGATTATCACCAAATCGGGCTTGAGTCCGTATATCGGTCCGAAAATTCTTGAGGAGGTAGTCTATGCCTAA
- a CDS encoding HepT-like ribonuclease domain-containing protein: MPKDSLAYLKHIRDECLYIQSVVTDETQISDFLEDETLKRAVVRSLEIIGEATKKIPADIKLKWNKIEWKNMAGMRDRLIHDYMGINYSIVWDVATNKIPSLHSQIESILTGENT; this comes from the coding sequence ATGCCTAAAGATTCGCTCGCTTACCTTAAGCACATCCGGGATGAGTGCCTTTATATACAGTCAGTAGTTACTGATGAAACCCAAATATCCGATTTTTTAGAAGACGAAACCCTGAAACGGGCGGTTGTACGTAGCTTAGAAATTATAGGAGAAGCTACGAAGAAGATTCCTGCCGACATAAAGCTGAAGTGGAATAAGATAGAATGGAAAAATATGGCGGGTATGCGAGACCGCCTAATTCACGATTATATGGGGATTAACTACTCAATAGTTTGGGATGTAGCTACTAATAAAATTCCTTCACTGCACTCCCAAATTGAGAGCATTCTCACCGGCGAGAACACCTAG